Proteins co-encoded in one Rhodococcus sp. PAMC28707 genomic window:
- a CDS encoding PIG-L deacetylase family protein yields MSGREDINHSFDTDSDSGTPESEWRAWDRTFPPLDLTRCSKLIVVAPHPDDEVLGVGGLMSIAAAAGIEVTVIAVTDGGASHPGSPTLSPADLMSERPRESERAVARLGVRTAPIRLGFEDGAVAEHEDELAHALIGSMHGGPGTWCLTAWRGDGHPDHEATARACITAASRTGIAILEYPIWMWHWAYPDHPDVPWSRAFEVDLDANARKAKEAAVQEFQTQITPLSEHPADRAVLPPFALERLLRPREVIFG; encoded by the coding sequence GTGAGCGGCCGAGAAGACATCAACCACTCGTTCGACACCGACTCCGACTCGGGAACTCCCGAGTCGGAGTGGCGAGCATGGGATCGCACATTCCCCCCACTCGACCTCACACGGTGCAGCAAGCTGATCGTCGTCGCACCGCACCCCGACGACGAGGTGCTCGGCGTCGGCGGGCTGATGTCCATCGCTGCCGCCGCCGGAATCGAAGTGACGGTGATTGCCGTCACCGATGGTGGCGCCTCACATCCCGGTTCGCCGACGCTCTCGCCCGCCGACCTCATGTCCGAGCGTCCCCGCGAGTCGGAGCGGGCTGTGGCACGACTGGGGGTGCGCACCGCTCCGATCCGTCTGGGGTTCGAGGACGGCGCTGTTGCCGAGCACGAGGACGAACTCGCGCATGCATTGATCGGTTCGATGCACGGCGGCCCAGGAACGTGGTGCCTGACGGCATGGCGCGGAGACGGACATCCCGACCACGAGGCCACCGCCCGCGCCTGCATCACTGCCGCGTCGCGCACCGGTATCGCGATCCTCGAATACCCGATCTGGATGTGGCACTGGGCCTACCCTGATCATCCCGACGTGCCGTGGAGTCGGGCATTCGAGGTCGACCTCGACGCAAACGCGCGAAAAGCCAAAGAGGCTGCGGTACAGGAGTTTCAGACGCAAATTACACCACTGTCGGAGCATCCGGCCGACCGAGCGGTGC